From the genome of Cydia strobilella chromosome 21, ilCydStro3.1, whole genome shotgun sequence, one region includes:
- the LOC134751212 gene encoding uncharacterized protein LOC134751212 — protein sequence MRLRPNACPTLFTLEEITTGTPAHSSAEGGSMELESMGTSDHSYARKRHYDHTYAMNAPMNVSNDAAAVLVPSHITTVVDTADGSLESMPPIAGPSTEASHRNSEPVSSADQPCIAVVEPSFEQTPPQTGNKNINVHQI from the exons ATGCGGTTAAGGCCGAATGCCTGTCCAACATTGTTTACCCTCGAAGAAATCACCACTGGAACGCCTGCTCACTCATCTGCTGAAGGAG gATCCATGGAACTTGAAAGCATGGGAACTTCTGACCACTCTTATGCCAGAAAACGCCATTATGACCACACCTATGCTATGAATGCACCAATGAATGTATCAAATGATGCTGCTGCTGTACTCGTACCGTCACACATAACAACTGTAGTTGATACAG CAGATGGTTCACTGGAATCCATGCCACCTATTGCGGGACCGTCGACTGAGGCATCTCATCGAAATTCAg AGCCCGTCTCCTCTGCAGATCAACCTTGCATTGCGGTTGTGGAGCCATCATTTGAGCAAACTCCACCGCAAACAGGTAACAAGAACATAAATGTACATCAGATCTAA